A stretch of Mytilus edulis chromosome 11, xbMytEdul2.2, whole genome shotgun sequence DNA encodes these proteins:
- the LOC139495074 gene encoding putative nuclease HARBI1: MEVGVAIIAALTVIDDEDDQYEDPMDIIPILPLLTNLMEPELRPKIYGYVEEIIPQYDEESFRRMFRMSRATFDRICTYLRDCPELQPTQTGGSDVVTVEKQVLITLWYVGSLDTIRKIADRFGVSESTVIMCRERVTAAILNNLKQKIISWPTQHEMQDEVNAFQQRNGFPGIVGAVDGTHIRIKAPSSHPQSYVNRKGFHSIQVQAVCRHNMFFSHIYAGYPGSVHDSRVLKQSDLWTNGLRMCNMANHILGDAAYPTRRWLLTPFRDNGHLTDQQKKYNQYHSSNRVVIERAFALLKGRFRRLKYLETIKLDTSVEIIMICCVLHNICILTNDNIDDFLVQQDDDDVVNNRHIVQINDEEAEGFLKRDNIARHLL; this comes from the exons ATGGAGGTTGGGGTTGCAATTATTGCGGCATTGACCGTCATTGACGATGAAGACGACCAATATGAAGATCCTATGGATATTATTCCTATTCTGCCATTGCTGACCAATTTAAT GGAACCGGAACTGCGTCCTAAGATATATGGCTATGTGGAGGAGATTATTCCACAGTATGACGAAGAGTCGTTTAGAAGGATGTTCAGGATGTCTCGTGCAACATTTGATAGAATTTGTACTTATTTAAGGGACTGTCCTGAATTGCAGCCAACACAGACAGGTGGAAGTGATGTAGTAACTGTTGAAAAACAAGTATTAATTACGTTATGGTATGTTGGGAGTCTAGATACTATTAGAAAGATTGCAGATCGATTTGGAGTCTCAGAATCAACAGTCATAATGTGCAGGGAGAGAGTAACTGCTGCAATACTGAACAATCTGAAGCAAAAAATTATTTCTTGGCCAACTCAACATGAAATGCAGGATGAAGTTAATGCTTTCCAACAAAGGAATGGGTTTCCTGGCATAGTTGGTGCCGTAGATGGAACCCATATAAGGATTAAAGCACCATCTTCACATCCACAATCGTATGTTAATCGTAAAGGGTTTCATTCGATCCAAGTTCAAGCTGTATGTAGACATAATATGTTTTTCTCCCACATTTACGCTGGATATCCTGGAAGCGTTCATGATTCCAGAGTTTTAAAACAATCAGACTTGTGGACAAATGGCTTGCGAATGTGCAATATGGCAAATCATATTTTAGGAGATGCAGCTTACCCAACTCGCAGATGGTTGCTCACACCATTTAGAGACAATGGACATCTTACTGATCAACAAAAAAAGTACAATCAATATCATTCTTCAAATCGTGTAGTAATAGAAAGAGCATTTGCACTACTCAAGGGCAGATTCAGGCGTTTAAAATACTTGGAGACTATAAAATTGGACACTTCAGTTGAGATCATAATGATTTGTTGTGTTTTACATAATATTTGTATACTCACAAATGATAATATTGACGACTTCTTAGTTCAACAAGATGATGATGATGTTGTCAATAATAGACATATAGTTCAAATAAATGATGAAGAGGCAGAGGGTTTTTTGAAACGTGACAATATTGCACGACATCTACTCTAG